In Erigeron canadensis isolate Cc75 chromosome 6, C_canadensis_v1, whole genome shotgun sequence, the following are encoded in one genomic region:
- the LOC122605187 gene encoding BTB/POZ domain-containing protein At5g03250-like, with amino-acid sequence MAMACMKLGSKSDVFHFNQDSKSWGCSSGLPSDVTIEVGDVLFYLHKFPLLSRSKTLENLIGEYSDDEKQSCVLKLHDLPGGPKIFLLIAKFCYGVKLEVNSTNAVPLRCATEYLKMTEEYGAGNLINHMENFLGEVFDSWVDTLKALESCEEVIEIAEELHIVSRCINSLASKACEYDKDLFGWPVSSRKDNPFATVIWNGIQTTSTSQDWWYEDISELRLPLYRQFILATESKNMDHERIAGSLVFYAKKHLPLLGRESNVSNGNLYSSFDSNSDQKILLEEIVDLLPNQKKVVPTKLLLRLLRTSMILHCSPLCLGNLERRIGMQLDQASIEDILIPNIGYTSETLYEIDCVQRILDHFMIVDRDQDGSEIAESVFSEDNDEDGLIGNSRSLTPMTMVANLVDNYLAEVASDVNLKLEKFQCLAATIPDYARPIDDGMYRAVDIYFKAHPWLTDSDRELLCRLMDCQKLSLEASTHAAQNERLPLRFIVQVLFFEQLRLRTSVAGCLYVSDNYNSQTHLSSSMVVPESGNMHLITTGQSDRRIVAVDDMRGRVSELEKECQTMKQEIDKLVKTKGVSWNNLCKRFGLGLRLKSKPRETCASSNNRGGKSEKVPPPSRIEEV; translated from the exons ATGGCAATGGCGTGCATGAAGCTAGGATCTAAATCAGATGTTTTTCATTTCAATCAAGATTCTAAATCTTG GGGCTGCTCATCTGGCCTTCCTAGTGATGTTACCATTGAAGTTGGAGATGTTTTATTCTATCTTCACAAG TTCCCATTGTTATCTAGAAGCAAAACATTGGAAAATTTAATTGGGGAATATTCTGATGATGAGAAACAATCCTGTGTGCTTAAACTTCATGATTTACCAGGAGGGCCGAAAATCTTTTTGCTCATTGCTAAGTTTTGCTATGGAGTCAAACTAGAAGTGAACTCGACCAATGCAGTTCCTCTTCGATGTGCAACCGAGTATCTTAAAATGACTGAAGAATATGGAGCAGGAAATCTGATTAATCATATGGAAAACTTCCTTGGTGAAGTGTTTGACAGCTGGGTTGATACACTGAAAGCACTTGAATCATGTGAAGAAGTGATAGAAATTGCGGAAGAGCTTCATATAGTTTCAAGATGCATCAACTCTCTTGCTTCAAAAGCTTGTGAATATGATAAAGATTTGTTTGGTTGGCCTGTATCGAGCAGAAAAGATAACCCGTTTGCTACCGTCATCTGGAATGGAATCCAAACGACTTCTACAAGTCAAGATTGGTGGTATGAAGATATTTCTGAGCTGAGATTACCTCTTTACAGGCAATTCATCTTGGCCACTGAATCAAAAAATATGGATCATGAGCGGATAGCCGGGTCCCTTGTGTTCTATGCGAAAAAGCATCTTCCTTTACTTGGTAGAGAATCAAATGTTTCAAACGGAAATCTCTATTCTTCTTTTGATTCAAATTCAGATCAAAAGATACTTCTTGAAGAGATAGTTGACTTGCTCCCGAATCAAAAGAAAGTTGTTCCCACGAAGCTCCTCCTCAGGCTGCTAAGAACATCAATGATTTTACATTGTAGTCCTTTGTGTCTTGGGAATTTGGAAAGACGCATTGGGATGCAGTTGGATCAAGCTTCCATTGAAGATATTCTCATTCCCAATATAGGATATACAAGCGAGACCCTTTATGAGATTGATTGTGTCCAAAGGATTCTTGATCATTTCATGATTGTGGATCGGGATCAGGATGGAAGTGAAATTGCAGAATCAGTTTTCAGCGAAGACAATGACGAAGATGGGTTAATCGGAAATTCTCGTTCACTCACACCAATGACAATGGTGGCTAATCTTGTTGATAACTACCTTGCTGAGGTGGCATCAGATGTTAACTTAAAGCTGGAAAAGTTTCAGTGTTTGGCTGCTACCATCCCTGATTATGCAAGGCCAATTGACGATGGAATGTACCGCGCTGTTGATATATATTTCAAG GCACATCCATGGCTTACAGATTCAGACCGTGAACTACTCTGCAGGCTCATGGACTGCCAGAAGCTCTCACTGGAAGCCAGCACCCATGCTGCACAGAACGAGAGGTTACCACTCCGTTTCATAGTTCAAGTTCTATTCTTTGAGCAGTTACGGCTCCGCACATCTGTAGCAGGCTGCTTATACGTCTCTGACAACTACAACTCACAGACTCACCTGAGTAGCAGCATGGTGGTACCAGAAAGTGGGAATATGCACCTTATAACCACCGGACAAAGTGACCGACGGATTGTGGCGGTGGACGACATGCGAGGTCGGGTTTCAGAGCTCGAGAAAGAGTGCCAGACTATGAAGCAAGAGATTGATAAGCTTGTGAAGACTAAAGGGGTCAGTTGGAACAATCTCTGTAAGAGGTTCGGGCTTGGGCTAAGATTAAAGTCCAAGCCTCGTGAAACTTGTGCATCTAGCAATAACCGTGGTGGCAAAAGCGAGAAGGTGCCACCACCATCAAGAATAGAAGAAGTTTAA
- the LOC122603056 gene encoding dolichyl-diphosphooligosaccharide--protein glycosyltransferase subunit 1B, whose translation MEGRSSNIICSLIIAFLFLSFRSSYSHSSSSELQILTAERRIDLASHIIRVVLTLKVQNDGASAASNVLLAFPPAQVKHLALIQAAEHTGKKRKKTVHPLDVKPSDHADGPNGAKFFSVSLRNPLSTGASVSIEVSYILTQSLEPFPVEISQSEPQLVLYRDSALILSPYTIKQQTTVIRTPSTKVESFTRVEPSSQLRTELKYGPYEDQPSYAYTPILLHFENNNPFAVVEELVREIEISHWGNLQVTEHYTLVHNGARHKGGFSRVEYQSRPTISGVSSFKHLVAKLPPRVHSVYYRDNIGNISTSHLRTSYSKSELEIEPRYPLLGGWKATFVIGYGLPLQDVLFESDDGKRYLNFSFGCPIAETVVNKIINKVILPEGSKNPHAVVPFSVERSAETKYTYLDIVGRPVVVLEKENIVPEHNSLFQVYYDFHPMFMLAEPMMLISVFFFLFVAALAYIHMDISIRK comes from the exons atggaaggCAGATCTAGTAATATTATATGCTCATTAATAATCGCATTTCTATTCCTAAGTTTCCGATCATCTTATTCACACTCTTCTTCATCGGAACTTCAGATCCTCACCGCCGAACGCAGA ATTGACTTGGCTTCACATATTATTAGGGTTGTTCTGACTTTGAAG GTACAAAATGATGGGGCATCCGCTGCTTCAAACGTTCTTCTTGCATTTCCACCAGCACAAGTTAAGCATCTAGCACTGATCCAAGCTGCTGAACATACTGGAAAAAAGAGGAAGAAAACTGTACATCCACTTGATGTAAAACCAAGTGACCATGCTGATGGGCCAAATGGAGCCAAATTCTTTTCTGTTTCTTTGAGAAATCCGTTAAGCACTGGTGCATCCGTCTCAATTGAAGTATCATACATATTGACCCAATCACTTGAACCTTTCCCTGTAGAAATAAGTCAGTCAGAGCCCCAGTTAGTCTTATACCGCGACAGTGCTTTAATACTATCACCATATACAATTAAACAACAGACAACAGTTATTAGGACACCTAGTACCAAAGTGGAATCATTCACTAGAGTGGAACCATCCTCCCAATTGCGTACTGAGCTGAAGTATGGGCCTTATGAGGACCAGCCTTCATATGCGTATACTCCTATACTACTTCATTTCGAGAATAACAATCCATTTGCTGTGGTTGAGGAGCTTGTACGAGAAATTGAGATTTCTCACTGGGGCAACCTCCAAGTTACAGAGCATTACACGTTGGTGCATAACGGTGCTAGACACAAAGGCGGATTCTCAAG GGTTGAATATCAATCTAGGCCAACTATCAGTGGTGTCTCTTCATTCAAGCATCTTGTTGCAAAATTACCCCCAAGGGTTCACTCTGTCTACTACCGTGATAACATCGGAAATATCTCAACCTCGCATTTACGGACAAGTTACAGTAAG TCTGAACTAGAAATAGAGCCGCGATATCCTTTGTTGGGAGGTTGGAAAGCGACTTTTGTCATTGGGTATGGGCTGCCACTGCAAGATGTTctttttgagtcagatgatggtAAACGCTACCTGAATTTCAGTTTTGGTTGTCCCATTGCTGAAACGGTGGTGAACAAAATAATTAACAAG GTTATACTGCCTGAGGGATCGAAGAACCCCCATGCCGTGGTTCCCTTTTCAGTGGAGCGCAGTGCAGAG ACCAAGTATACCTACCTTGATATTGTTGGAAGACCAGTGGTGGTGTTGGAAAAGGAAAACATAGTTCCTGAGCACAACTCTCTTTTCCAG GTTTACTACGATTTCCATCCAATGTTCATGCTTGCAGAGCCAATGATGTTGATAtctgtatttttctttttgtttgtgGCTGCCTTGGCTTACATTCACATGGACATCTCAATAAGAAAATGA